The Arachis hypogaea cultivar Tifrunner chromosome 14, arahy.Tifrunner.gnm2.J5K5, whole genome shotgun sequence genome has a segment encoding these proteins:
- the LOC140178745 gene encoding uncharacterized protein, which produces MTHEQRLVFNEILNTVITDSGSFYFLYGHGGCGKTFIWNGLSSAIRFREKIVLNVASSGIVSLLLPGGRTVHSRFSIPITITDESTCNIKHDSLKAELLIQSSLIIWDEAPMLNKMCFEALDRTLRNLMLVTNQHKTHQPFGGKVLKLYMNMRLLMSSLDQDGAEMKRFANWILDVGNGNIGSVVGDKSEIKIPDVC; this is translated from the exons ATGACTCATGAGCAAAGGTTAGTATTCAATGAGATACTCAATACTGTTATTACAGACTCTGGTAGTTTTTACTTCCTTTATGGGCATGGTGGGTGTGGTAAGACATTTATTTGGAATGGACTTTCTTCTGCTATTCGGTTTAGAGAAAAGATTGTTTTAAATGTCGCATCCAGTGGAATTGTGTCTTTACTCCTACCTGGTGGCAGAACGGTTCATTCTAGATTTTCAATACCCATTACAATTACTGATGAATCTACTTGCAATATCAAGCATGACAGTTTGAAGGCTGAGCTACTCATCCAAAGTAGCTTAATAATTTGGGATGAAGCTCCAATGCTCAATAAAATGTGCtttgaagcacttgatcggaCGCTCAGGAATCTTATGTTAGTTACCAATCAACATAAGACACATCaaccatttggtggtaag gttctgaaacTGTATATGAAcatgaggcttctaatgtcttctttAGATCAAGATGGAGCTGAAATGAAAagatttgctaattggatacttgatgttggaaatggaaatattgGTTCTGTTGTTGGTGATaaatcagaaattaaaattcCAGATGTCTGttga